In Setaria italica strain Yugu1 chromosome IX, Setaria_italica_v2.0, whole genome shotgun sequence, the genomic stretch GGTGTGCACAGATTGGGCATGGCGTTTAGTGCTTCTGAGTTCTGATCTGGAACTCCGAAGACTGCCGTGCACTGCCTCGCGTAGCCATGGGAAATAAATCAGAATCGATACAAGATTTCGGCACCAAATTGCCCGGGCGGCAGCATGGTTTCCTCAGTATCACTACAGAACCGGTAACAATCGGCTACAGAGATCTGGTACTGTAACAGGTTTTTCTAGAAGAACACGAATAAAAAGTCTCGATACGAGTTCAAGTACTGATCAACTAAACCATAGTCTGCTTAGACGACTTGTCAAGACGAAGAACCCAACCTAAATAATTTGATCTAGAGCACTGCGTAGATGGTCCGATATCGAATCACTCGTCGTCAGAATCATCTTCTTCGTCATCCTCGTCCTCATTGTAGCTctcgtcatcctcatcctcatcctcatcctccagCTCGTCCTCTTCATCATGCACCAACTCGTTATCTATGGTGGTTCGGAGAAAGATCTCAGTTCCTCCAGCCTTGGGCACGATGCAGAAGAAGTCCTCTGGCATCCCATCAGACAGGGAGGAGCTTCTCACAGCATCCAGCGTTGAGAGCTGGTGGTGGCCCGTGAAGCACGAGAAGGCCACCGAGCACCCGAACCTGGAGTCCATGGCCTCCGGCTGGACGCAGACGAGGGAGATGGCGTGCCCCAGGGGCTCCACGGGCTTCAAGTTCATGAGGAAAATTTTGCTGTCCGGGGCTTGGAGCACGCGTGGGCCTCGCTGGAGGGAGAGGCTGAACTGCTCAAAGTACTTGAACTTCATGAACGGCCACTTGTGGCGGGTGATGAGATGGTTCGCCAGCGCCACCGCTGGCCCAGTGAAGCCGCAGCCAGGTTCCGGGCAGAAGCACGGCCCATACCGGCATGCCTTCTCGTGCTTTTTCTTGTTGAAGTAGGTGATCTTCTTGGTGCATCCGTTCTTTGCAAAGCAACAAGGAACCTCAACAGTTTCGACAACGCGCTCCATGCCAAAGCAGCGCTCAAAGGCAGTTCTTGTACATAGGGGGCACTTCTTGAGCCTCTTGCAGCATGACTTGCAGACCAAATGCCCCACACCACACTGCAGTATTGGAATCATTAAATAAATCCTCATGAGGGAATATCATGGACAAAAGCAAAATGGATTTTGACAAAAACATAGATAGTACATCTTATGTAAAGTGTAACCTTACTTATACTGTTTTTGGTAGATTGATATAACAAACAAACTGATCTGATGGTCTCCAGAAATTGACAAATTGCTTTTGGTAGATCGACAGAAGGTTTCAATTTCCCCAGGGAAAACGATAAAAAGATTTTGCTGGTCCCATGTTCTTCAGAAATTAACTCGATGCTATTCATATGTCTACTGTGTATACCTGGTAAATCGGAGGCTCAAGGGGCTCGTAGCAGACAGGGCAGTCCAAGGGACCCATTGCCATTCTCACTCCGTCCGTCTTAGTTTCCCCTTTCGGCTCCATCACCTGCAAAACCACTAGCTTGCTTGATATTGCAAGCGCAGCAAAGGGTTCAACGTACTGACCAGGATAGTTCCATCCCTTCTTAGTGCCAATTTATACCAGGAAAAGGCAAGTGATGATTTAGTAGATAGAAGGGCTATTTTGATTAACATACTGCATCCTGATTGATGTACTCGCTTGGATGGAAGGGCCAgtaatcagaattcagaaactgAACATCCAAGCAATAGAATCTTATAACAAGTAAACAAAATAACATAAAATGGGATAGCCTAATACATGGATTTGATTAATATACATTCCTTACTAATCAAGCCTTCCTATCAGCCCAAATCTCACTAGCTTAACAGCCAAGCCTAGTCTCAACTCATCATTATGTTGTAAACAGTTTGCACTGATGTATCACGTCAGAATACCCATAGGCCACAGGGCAACAAGGTCAGTTTTTTGTATAAACAATGATAGATCACCACAAATCCCTAAACCAAGTTCTTTGGTTGAATCACACATGGCGATCACCTGTCAGCCCGGCTGCACATAATACGTGTAGTGAGTCCTGCAGCCAGGAGGTGCCCCGGACTAATAATAGCGATCTATTCAACAAGGTAGCATTTTTTCATCAAACAAATCTGATCCCTTTGTTAAGGAAAGTCAGTGAGTTTGCTTTATACCCCTCATGCACTTCTGGCTCCAGATAAATCAAAACGAAAACTTTGTCAAGGTACTGCAAGTCTCACGCACGAATTTAGGTTTTGGCATATGTTGCCAAAGGTCGTTGTTCATGAACAAAGATGGCAGGAATGATTCCTGACAATCATGAAAAAAAGATAATTGGATCAAACTATCTTTGAAACGAAATTAGATTAAACTATCAAGTAGCGCTAGAATCAGATAATGTTGGAAGTGATCCTGTTCTTTTGATGCGGAAATAATTGTGTCATGTTCATACATGAGTTAATATAGAAGTAGTTGGCACTAGAAAACAGGAAGAAGGTTCGATTTTGTTCAACAATTTATCAAAGAGAAGTCCAAACTTTCTGTGGCGAGCAGCAACCGTATGTTTTTTTTGGCTTAATTTCGCACTTAGCAGTAACAACTACTCCCATCGACCATCtctcaaaaaaacaaaagcctATCCTCATTTTAATTTTCTCCCGTTCAGGacaggaaaaaaacaaaagcctATCCTCCACTTTGCCCCCCATGTCCTCGGTTCCTACACAACGCGTCTTAcaccaaaaaagaaaatccttcacaatgcacGTGTACGTCCAGTACTTGGGTTTAAGCGATGCATATGCTAGAGATTGGGCACAGAAATAGCCAGATAAAATTTGCTCTCGTTCCGCGCAGCATAAACCCTAGTAACCAACAGTACGAACCGCGGTGTCAGTTCCGAGAGGAGGGAGCCAAATTGTCACGAATAGGGAGGGGCCTAGCCTCACCTGGTCACCTCTCAACGAATTAGGGGCCGCTGGgactgctccgccgccggcgacccccTCCGCGCTCAACTACTCCCCCGGGCGGCGACCTCACTCGCGTAATCGCGTTGATCAGAGCCCGTCGAGAACGTGGGGGACGGGAACTGACGGGGACGGCAGCAACGGTGAGTGGAAGAGGAGGCGGCCGAGGGGGCTAGAAAATGGGCCTGAGTTCCGTGGGCCTCTTGCTTCTTCAACGGCCCGCGGTGGCCCACTTCCCGCGTTCCGGAGACCGATAGGAGATGTCCTTTTCCCCACGAGAGCTGCTTGCTACAGTGACATCGACTGAAACTTACGCCTGCCGACGCACTGTTCATGCCAAAAGTATACTGCCTTGCCTGGGCGGTAATACGAAATTAGGTCAACGATTATTGCAAGCCTCAAGGTCAACGCCTACTCTCGTCCTCGTACGATTATCGCAAAAGGCAAGCCAAAACGCAACGCTCGTACTGACGCAGGCTCTATCTTATTTTTACTGTTTATCTCAGCCGCTGCTTGACGGGCTAACAACAAACATTCttcgggacggcggaggcgtggTTTGGTTGGTTGGTAGATGCATCCCACCTCACCTGATCCCCCGAAACGGCAGCTGACGCCCCCCGCTCCCCGCAACTCGCAAGCGAGTGACGCGAGCCGCTCTGCTCCATCCACCTCCACCCCGTAGGCCGCGAAAAAAAGGTGACGTGGACGTCGCTACACGCAACTTgtccgctgctgctgccgtgccgCCCGCCCCTGGTTGACCTCGTCAAACACAACTGGGATCTCGGGTTGACATGGCGCTCGTACGGCGGGATCGTCTGCGGCCGGCCTGCTTTCCCATTCGCCCACGGCCCACGCGCGGGGCAGCGGGGCCCACCCCACCCGGGGGCGCCGTCGCCAGCTGCGCACCGCTGTCCTGCGGCACGCGCGTCCCCGTTCCCCGTCCCGTGGGACGGCGGCGCCTCCAGGGAAGGGGGGGGCGACGTGTGTTTTCTCTGGGGTACGAGGGTTCAAGCGGAAAATGTAGCGGCTCGCATGCTGGAACTGGATGGATGGAGCGATCGCGGCCGTCCGACGCCGCGACAGCTGTCTCGCGCTTGGGTTCCCTAGCACGGTCCGCGGGCGCCGGGCACGCCGCCCCCTTCGCTAACggccttcttttttcttttggcttTGCCAACCGAATCTCCCGGCCTTTTCAAATGTTTCGCAAGCGAAAATGTTTTGCAGATGCGCCCTCCGATTCTCCTGGTTTTTATTCTGTCTGTCAGCAGGTCCTAGCACGTGCACCTACGCGACGCATAGGTGAATCTAGGTCTTGCGTGTGCGATCAAGCCAAGGTGGGTGTGTATTACATGACGAGAGATCGCAAGCCTGCAACATTCTATTATCGTTTCCGTGTACCTTTTCATTTGCCATTTTTCCAAAAACAGACCATGAGCAACAAAGTGGTTAAATCTATCGTGTGGTGGAAATCCTTCGCGAAACTTGTATgagaaaaactattttttatgaAATATACTATCTAGTTACCAGATATACACCATTTATTTTAACActtaaagtttttttttgaccTCAAAAAATTTTATAGTCTGTAACTCGCCGCCACAAGCACGGAGGCTTATATTTGGATGGCACCTACAGCTCGCCACGCCAAAGGTGTTTCGTGCCGCAATTGTTTAGGCAACTATTTTTTACGCATATTAGGCTTTGCCGCAGAATATTAGGCACGTCACTCGTAGTTTGCTACCAAAACTGACACAAAAGTGCGTTCGCCACAACCGCGACGTGTTGCGGCACGCCCAATATTAAGGTGGGCAGTTATGGAAATGGTGCAAACGGATCCTGAGTGAAAGTTTACAGTGATGGGTGTCTCCCCTAGCATCCGAGTTGCATGATCATAAGTCCATACCATTACGGTAATGCACCGAATATCATTCCCCCTCTACTCTTCAATCAAGAGCCACGATTTTAATTTTATTAGAAGTCAATTtttattaattttatttatttatttttggtaCAAACTAGAGTTTTAattaaatttatagaaaaatacattaacaTCTATAAATGCTAAACAAATACACTAGTCGGTAAACTCATCTACGTTCTTTAATCTTCAGTACCACCAGTCTCCCGtcgccatcatcatcatcgaaTCATTCCACGTATCTAACCTCACCCGTGGCAGTCGGAACGGTACACCAAATCCGCGCAACGCCACACAGCGCTGCTTGCGTGACCACGTACTCGCGTTATCCGACAGCAACGGCAGCACGACGCCCACGCCGGGCTCCATTTCAAAAAAGGGGCGAAGCGCGGGGGGCGGAACGGTAAAACCGCCACCCAAGCAAAACCAAAAAAGAACGTTGCTAAATTTCCTTTTCCCATTTCcactctccttctctctcttccacctCGTCCTCCCGTCCCCTTCCTCCCGTCGCGGCCCGTCTCCTCCACTCCAACCAAGCTAGGCCAACGCGAGAGGCCGTCCCCCCACACCCCTCCCAGATTTGCAGCTCGCCCCCCGCGAATCCCCCGAATTCCCCCACCCCCTCGCCACGCCGCGCGCTGCCCGCGGCCTCCGGAGCGGAGCGGCCACCCCCTCCACCCTCCACCGCAATTCCCGAGGCGGGGGAGCCTTCCTGCCTTGGCGCTCGCTCCTCGCCTGGCTCTCTCTCCCTCGTGATCGGcgccgcgggcgaggcggagcggaaCGCGGGCGAATCGCGCTGCCCGGTGCGCGGGGGGGAATCTAGGGTTCCGGC encodes the following:
- the LOC101779718 gene encoding E3 ubiquitin-protein ligase SINA-like 2 yields the protein MEPKGETKTDGVRMAMGPLDCPVCYEPLEPPIYQCGVGHLVCKSCCKRLKKCPLCTRTAFERCFGMERVVETVEVPCCFAKNGCTKKITYFNKKKHEKACRYGPCFCPEPGCGFTGPAVALANHLITRHKWPFMKFKYFEQFSLSLQRGPRVLQAPDSKIFLMNLKPVEPLGHAISLVCVQPEAMDSRFGCSVAFSCFTGHHQLSTLDAVRSSSLSDGMPEDFFCIVPKAGGTEIFLRTTIDNELVHDEEDELEDEDEDEDDESYNEDEDDEEDDSDDE